CACCAACAGCAGGGACAACAGGAGTGTGCACATAACAGTTGCCCACTTGATTTTCCAAAGGGAGCACAGCCTTTGCTCGGAAATGCTGGTCACCCTGCATTGTTTGTCCTATTTCCTACTTAACTGCAAAGTCCACAGAAATGAGCAGTTTGCCTTCTGCACTGGTAATTATTCACAATTTCAAATTGGATGAAGGTTCCTAAGGTGATGGGACCACTAACTAGTTAATTATGGTATTGACATTCCGGAACAAGAGAGCCATTTTTCCAAATAAACAGTTACCATCATCAAATGATTCACCTCTTTCAATGCCTTCTTATGGATTAATGCAACCAAAGGCAGTTTCCAAAATTCCAGCGTTCCAGAACTTCAAAATGACTACGTAACAGGTTTAAGTAACTGACGGAAATACTCAGCCTGTAATAGAATATAGAAAGGCACTATTAGTGAAGCAAATAATGTCATATGGAGCAGGAAGGGTTTGGTTCCATCCTTATCAAATAAGATCTCTTCTTTTAGTCATCcttctttttttataggaatCAAGCATCCAGAACAAAGTCCTTTTTCATCATCCTTACCTAAAGAATAATAAAGTTtggtttatttaatattaattaatacgaGACAACTGaagcattacttttttttaaaagaaaaaaaacagaagtCTTTGTTAAAACGTGCAAAAGGCGCAACCCAAGTCTCCAAGATGTACATAAGAGAGACACCTGGTCCCATCGAGAAGGaaagagatacaagaaaattatgaaaagtccATTAATGCCGGTAGAAACTGTACGAAGGAACAGAATATCGAtaccaaaaaaaattagtttagagCTCTTTCAGAATCCGTATGTAGTCCCAAAGTTCTATCGTCCATGTCCTTCGTAATATACAGGAGGCAAATAGGAACTATCTTCCACAATGCTGCAATTTGCAGGCAGGCTCCTAGTCCTATTGAACTCGTGATCTCACCCTCTAACCCATGCTTTGAGGAAGAAAATTTCATTTGAGCAAATTGGCATGATCATTCATGCATTACAAAAAAACAACAGTTCACATGCATTCTTATGGTAATTGTCGTAATATACATCCATCTACAATCACCACAAGGACACATCTAGAATCTGATGGGGAGGTTAAAATCTAACGTAACACAACGAACTATGCAGTTATAACTTATGACCCATCAAAAATAGGATGACTTACAAGCACTATACGATACATGAGATAGAAGACAAAATGGAGATTATAAAGCAAATATCACGTGGAAATAAACAAAGCTAGAAACATTTTTCCCATCAAGTAACACTACTGCCGTGGCCATAAGAAGCTTCTCTCCTCGTGTCATAAGGACACCAGGATCATCATATAAGGATCAAACaataaggaaggaaaaaaaataaggaaacaaaatagagaaaatcaCCCAAAGCCATGAAGGCAGTAACTTGCAGACAAGAAAATAGGAAAACATTTTTACCTGGCAAACTTGTATTAGTTGGTAGTATGCAATGATCCCGACACTCATTTTAATCTGCCCAACTTCTTTCACGGCTCTGTATCTTTTTATGGTTACTCCAATGTACATTCTCAATCCTCCAACCAGTTTCAAACTAAACAAATACTAGCTAAAAAAATCCTTCAGAAACCACCTGTAATACACCTACAGAGATCAGGGAAAATCAGCCTAAGATCATCAGCATAGAGAAAAAGGTGAGGTGAAACAAACACAGAACCAATGCTAACTTGTGAGAAatttaaacagaaaaaaattcCAATGATGAATCTTACCGAACTGGAAAAATTATGAACACCCAAACAACAATCCATGCTAAACTTATTATCTTCACCGATGTGGGTTCACATTTTTCGTGAAACAAATGAAAACATTCTAAATATTAGGTGAAAACAAAAGGACATACAATACAATGATCAAATTTAGTTTCTAATTCTTTCCGCGCCCTGTTTCAGCCCAGAATATAACCATATAAAGTCGAGCTTTTTTATTCATAATCTGATGCCTATAAAACAAATAGATTCAGAGAAATGAACTCTGATCGCCAACGCTGAGAGAGATAGCCAAAAGAGATAAAGTCTCACCCGTTTAAAATGAAATTACAGTATAAAACGAAAGAACGCCACCAAGCGAACACGGTTCATCTTGTAGTTCACGAAACAAGTCCACGGCATCTTGATTTTCCTCCTCCAATCCCaattctacaagaaaaacgaaCACTACTTCCACTGCAAAAGATCACAGAAGAAACAACAGAAAGTCGAAATTTCAACTAAAACGAGACAGAAAAACACAGATCTCACCCtttaaattgcagagaaaaTTAAAGACAGTAAACATTTCATTGAAGTAATATCAGAATATAGATCCTGCATTGAGTTGAGCCTGAGAAAAGAAAACCCCCCAAATCCAACCTCTAGAATCAAATTTTATTCCATGTTCCTCGGCAACTAAACAGGTTAGTAAGTAAAATTCACAAATGTAAACGGAATGAGATCCAACCaatccacacaaaaaaaaaacccactcaATCGTAGATCACAATCAAATAAGAAAACCGTCGACCTCTTTAGATGCAAACATATACATCAATCTCTTACcacttgtcaaaaaaataaatcgcGAATCAAAAAACACTATCAATTCTGAGAGGGAATGTTTCGCATAAACAGAAGAAATAGAGGGCCAAACCTAGGGTTTTTCCGACGATCTTCCCCCCGATTTGCGCTGAAAGTTGCAGCAGAAGAGAGAAAGTgttccagagagagagagagaggagtgagTGGCGTTTGGATTGGATGCGTTCCATTATTTCTCGGGTGGGCTTTATTGGGATGCGAGCTAGGGTTCGAACAGTGAGGAAACGAATCGGAAAACAATAGCCGTTGGATTAGAGGGTTGGCTCTTAGTTGGGGGAATGGATTTGAGCGTAATGTCGATACGATAGCGACCGTTGGATGGAGCACGCGTGAAGTGGGAAGTGGGGCTCACGAGGTTTGACGAATGGGGATTGTCGTGGGAATCAATCACACGCCTTGTACTAATGTATTTAAATTCCAtagtttttccttttatcttttaaagaaaaattccttAGTTTTGTCCGATTCTTACGTTGTTGAATAGTGAAGTGAactcaatatattataaataataatagactaACTAGCACTTAAGAttcaaaaatagaatatttcagaaaaagaattcaaaaataGTAAAGCgatagatataaaataaattctagatATTTAAGtgagttttaaaataattaataaatgatgTAAAAcgcattttatataattatttttttcatatattataattcaaacaaaaattttaaaaataaaaatttcttgtTACCGTGGTTTTGTGGTCTCTACTTTGTTAATTGGAGTTTACcgattaataatttttttataatttttatttacataacaATATGGACGAgatgttgaaaattattaaatttaaaatataaaatttaaatttaaaaaaaaaactggtaaaattaaaaatacatattgttaatttaaaagttttgagTGAATAAGAAATCACAATTCATGACCATCCTGATAGACGACTAATTACTCCTGAGTTAAATAAAGTGTTTATACTCCTAGGGTTTGCACCATCTAAttaaatttgttcaaaaaattatttttgtaaattattaaaattgaaatattggacccattaattattagaaaaaaaaatagaaataaataacacCTCTCTCTTGTAACATCTTTCTCTTATtccgagaaagagagagaatgattgGGCTGGCGTGAAATGATACTCAAAACTCTCATTGCTAAGCATTGTTCTTGTGGCATGGACTTGCTAGCCAGATGATATGCAGCATGGATTCCCTTGCATGCAGATatcatctcttttcttttattcaatGGCCTCAAAAcacacaaattaatgataaaactACAGTGCTCTAATTAAATTGATCCTTCctcattattattgttattattattagtattattgttattattatcatcaacACCATCGTCGTTACCTTCGTAGTCGTTATAACTATGTTTAGAAAACTACACCATTAACATTTCAGGATTACGACAGGTTTGAAGTCttagatgagatataaaattctcatatgatctcattttatcttatctaatcttattcacaaatataatttaaatacaaaatttttaaactaatcattataactttttcaatctaatcattacaactttttcaaacattcaaagaaaaaataaaaaaaataaaaatctaattttttaaatttccaaacaaaataattttataaaactaaattattacaatattttaattttatgatattttttaatcaatttttttcctctcatttttcaaaacataaaaaatactcaactcaaattatctcactattattcacaaattattttactattatttacaaaattatcgtCTCATCTCACTCCTCAAACAAGCCCTAACTCTATGGCATCAACAGATAAAAGGGTGAGATAAATGTTGGGATGGTagtgaagattttaaaattttccttaTAGAACAAACTAAACATTTATATGATAGTTAAAATggtattttttgaaagaaagaaaatgaggtaAAATGGTTACttccaaaaacaaataaagaaaagaaaagaaaaaaagaggatatATCATAATATAGAAATTCCTTCAAGAATATAATGTAGCTTAATGAGTAAGGCATCACAGACAGGGAAGTGGAACTGAGATTGCAAATTATCCTGTCACCCAAGCTAATTACCACTTTCATCATCCTTTCTCAAATAGAGAAAAGTGCTTCTATCTTAGCAACCATCATATTGATTCAAAAAAGGTATTTTGATGATGGGTGGTGGTGGGTGTCTTGTTGCAGAGTTGTCAAAGTTGAAATGTCTCTGCATTAGGCATAATTTCAATGACACCCACTTTTCCTACTTTCTTCCCTCTGTCCCTAAGTGCTCTATTCAAACATCTGTTAcatgtcttcttcttcagtgCCTTGCACACATCTCACAAGTGCTCTCTCCCTTTGTGCATATATAGCACATATGATCTTTTAATTACACTATGTCATGTCTACTGATTAAGTGGCTCAAACCATCTAATTTTTATGTGATGGCCTTACTTTTCATCAATACAAACAATAGCATATTAGACATCATCTTCTTAAGAATCCAAAGGAAGAAAATTAGCTTTTGTACTAGTTGTCGAGTTTGATACCAATCAGggttttattacttataaatcGGTGTGTAAATTCATTCCTTGTTATGGTCCCGTTTAGATttatagatgagttgagattattttaaatgatttgaataaaatattattataatattaattttaatattattattattttaggatttgaaaaagtgaattgtttattatattttgtgtggaaatttgaaagaattgtcatgatgagttgagataagtttctAATCCAAATCgtgacttaatttttttaatgctaaCTGAGGTGGCAGACTTTTATATCTGTGATGTGTTTAGTACATCAATAAGTTAATTTGCAAATGAATTTGTTTCTATTGTTATATCTTAACATACTTGTGTGTGATTTTGATACAGTAGGAACAGGCAATTCTTAGAAATCAAGGAAATTTCATGGAAGCGAAGTTCATAGAACTCCTCCACATGTTATTACAAACTCTAAACACACACTTCGAAAAGAACCTTGTATATATGTTTTCCATAATAATAGACTTCTAGAGGAAAAACATTAGGGAAagggtattatatatataaattataggaGCTCCTCCACAGCTTATTGTATTGTAGCCCTATAAATCTTGAAAGCTGGCCTCTGAAACCACATTCTGCATAAAGTAGTACTGGCTACTAAACATAGGTGCAGCTATCATGACCTGCAAAACAGAGATATAGCAAAACAATTTGCAACCCAGAAACAAGTAAAGAAAGGATAGCAAAATTACAGTACAATATAAGCACAAGAAACAGTAAATCTACACCTACTTGGATCGGTCAGGGAGAGGAGGCCAGAGTTCCTGAAGTCGCAGTTCCAGTAATTTTTACCCATCATTTTGTAGTAAAGATTCATGACGACCGAGGCATGGTGAACAAGGGTATTGGGTAAAAAGCATTGGCCACCTTCTTGTATCAGCCTGCAATCTAGCACTTGGTCGCAGGAGAAGATGATGTTTGCAGTGAGTTCTGCATCGCTCGAGGAAGGCTTGGCAATGCACCAGGTGTCTGCCTGCTGAACAAAACACAAGATCAGAAAAATTCCAGGAGTCAAACGACCAATTCATTTGGGTTTTGCAGGTTTAATGGTGTGGAACATGGGTTACTGGATTTATTTGTACCTGTGCATTTGCAAGCTTCAGAGACCCTTCTGCAAGTTAAGCcggagaaaataaatgaataactACATTGagcagaaaaagaaatagacaGAGTTCATGATAATTCCTTGCTAAAACTTCAAGAAGATGGTGGCTTGACAAACACATTTGAGGGATACCACCAACAAATCAGGCTAAAACAGCGGAAATACTCACTAAATTTCAATAAAACAGTGATGTTTTTGTCAAAATATTGCAACCTGCAACTCATAAATTTCCATTTAATTTCCTCCCAATTCTCGTTTGTTGAACAAGCAttggagaaaagaaaacccaacaAAGGTATATCCAAGAACTACAAAATCACCTGAATTGAGGAGCAAAAGCAGAAGGAAAAGGAGGAGAATGGGGAGTGACAGAGTCGATTTGGCCATGGCAGTGATGGTGTGAAGATTATGACTAATCAAAAGCTTCTTGTAGGAATAAATAAGTAATGGAGGGGTCGGTtcatatatacttatactaactgCCCAACCCCTAATGAAAACAGTGTGAAAGTAGTCGAAACATCCCcaacaatcaattttttctacGTGGCTGTGACTGTGAGGTAAATAATATTCAATGACTGTTATTATAATAGCCAGTGGGGGATGATTTGACTTGGAAGATGAAACGAAGGGGCCGGGAGGTAAACTGGATGTCTGGAAAAATTAATCACCTATGCTCATGTCCATATTAGGATGTGAAAAGAAGATCGTAAGAAACTTGGGGATTCTGTTGTAAAATTGTAAAACTTGAGGATGCAAAATGATTAAATTGGAAATTTAGCGAAGCGAAAAGAGCGATCATGAAAAATTAAGGATTGTTTAAAAGCAAGAGGAAggatataagaaaatatttgtattttaaatcaAAGTAATATtgttattcataattatttttattaatatcctCTCGTAATTCTATGACGtgatatttataaatcatttggacatttagaatattttaaaattatgtgaatagtaattaaggaatttgtaaataataataaaattaattaagttatgatgttttattaagttttgaaaaatgagataaaaatattataaaattaaatagttatttgaaaataattttttaatattatttttttaaaaattttaaaaaattgtattattttttgtattttgctttgaagtttgagaaaactGTATTGAGTTTTTTGGTtggataataattaagtaatgattagataaaaaagttaaaaattaaaaattaaaaaatattttatgtttgagcGATGatatttggaaaggaaattaaattacaagaagttttgaaaaaatacgaGAATATCAAAGCATACAAACAAGTCCTTTATGatcggcctcgtttgttttcagaaaacatctgatcttatctcatttaattattacaattttttaaacttccaatacaaaataaaataaataatttaatttttttaaatcttaaaataaaaataatattaaaaaatatattctaataatattttatttaattttttaattttaatatcaattcatcacatttcattttattttatcttcgaAAACAAACGAACAGTTATTTGTTATGTTTCAGTTAGGTATATAccaatctcaaaaaatattagatagggttaaaataattatatataaaattttctttaagcAAATATATCGGTCAGCCACTCCTACCCCACGGACGGCCACGGCCCACGGGGGATGCTGGCATGCGCGGTATTGTAAAACTGCTGGCCGATCACGCGTTTTGTGCAGATGATGGATGCCCTTTGGCCATTGTAAAATGCAAGTTTTCTAAATTGGTTTTcttgaaaggaaagaaatagtTTTCAAAAGTTTCGAATTGCATTTTCATTTCCCTTTTATAATCTTCACCTTTCCAAATAAACTTGCATgatactttaaattaaaaactgGTTTCCCATGTATTAACCTAACCTGCTCGTAAAAGTATTCCTTTTGTGGGTGTTTTTCCCATAATAGATACtaacatttttttcccttgtaATACACGATAACGTAGCATCTACAATTaaattgtgtttggatagtaagatatcctcagatattttgtgaatagtaataaaaaaataatgatagaatattaaatagtagtgaaaataataaaaagtaataataaaaataatgaatagttgtgagatattatgagaatataatACCCCAAACTAGGTATTCTAAGTGAGGCTTGATTTAGCATGCTAGAGTTTATTCTATAGGCAATTCACTAGGTTACCTGTAACATTTTTAGTATTAGTTCTGTAAAGATTTATTCAAGAGTTATTTTATACAGAActcaaataaagaaatatgataGCAAATATCCACGGACAGAACCAAACAAGATccaacaaaatacaaaacaccCTTTACAGAAccaaaaaatcaagaaatagaGCAATAACGAGAACAGTAATCaaatgaataaagaataaaggaaataaaaaatcaacacaACTTATTTATATGGTTCAACCCTAATGGTCTACGTCCACGGTAGGAATGGCCTCAGAGCTTTATTGATAATCAATGTCTTTCACAAAGAAGCCTCAGAATCACATGTATATACaaaactctcactctctctcaaaaaATTGCAGTGATTTTTTCCTCCAAGTGAAAATCCTAATAAACCCTAGATTCCCCCTCTCtagtctccctctctctatccAAGCCTCTCAAAACAATAGAATGCCCAAAATGAGAATAAGTTTGGGTTTACAACACGGTAGCTATAAATATATAGGATAAAACAGATGTCAATACGTGTACTGATCCAGAGGCATCAAATCCATAATACGGCAACTTCAGGCATGGGCATCTCACGTGAAAGCAGCTTCAGCCTTATTAACTTCAAGGGTCCTGATTTTGTCACTTGTCTCTCATCCATTCATTAATGTAAGAGAAAcatattaaacaaaaataaaaggcaacAGATAAATGTATTGACATATTACTACAAGTTCTGCTACTTGCAAGTTGATATGTAAATACATCACTTGTTGTATTGCCcgttataattatgaaaaagttaaaacgcTAATATTTGTTTATGTTAACGGACGTGGAATGAATAAACCAATAAAGAGAATGTAAGCAAATCTCCTACACCGAGTATAGGAATGTGGAGGTGCCCACAATGCGCACACCCCTTAACCTTATTACATGTAACGCTTGTTTATTATGGCCAAGCGTCACACCTTGCATTGAATTGCGAAACCAACACTTCATTGCAAGATAAGGGGTTATTAGAGCATATTTTTAGGAATTTTAGGCAAAGATCAGATTCCTATCAGATATAACTTTATCAAAGAGATATAGGTGCCTTAACAGTGGAAGTCCTTgacaaaaaaacatatgatgCATGTGCACTTGGTTGTTTTGGAGGGTTGAAGATAGAACAGATACTATAAATGTCTATTAATTTTCATGTGGTAACATTCATCCCAATACCTTGCTTTATaacaaataataacaataacaatacccatcaaaataatatatgcatgcacaAAGGTAATGATActtttatagtttatttattattgttttattatttaattattttatttaattatttaaatttggattaaaaattttaaaacatgacctttctgtataattttaaaaaaataaatttaatcaattagtataattatgtaatttaattaaaaatatatttaattttatttaaaaataataaaataataaaaaaaaagtgtaaagtTATCATgacctaatatttttttattgttatgagTAGGGCTATGAGATTCTGTTCACGGGTTGATGCAGACTGCTGAAGAATTTGCAGGCTGTCAGCTTCTAATTCCAACTTTCTTTCGCGGgattccaacttttttttttcttttctgcttgATTTTGTACGTTTACCTTTCTTCATGGGATCACGCTACAGTTACCGCTTCCGATCACTGTTagttataagattttattttatttatttattttttaatattattaaaaaatattttttttattattaaattaaaaactcaaaatGATAGAATGAAGCGGTAGAATTTAGTAAGAAGAATAGTATTATCGTTCTTCATGATCTGCTCTCTATATATGTACGTACTcctttgatatatatttatatatttgtttatatatatatatatatatgtgtgtgtgaaaaATGTTACGCTTACAGACAGTTTTTACCGAAACTCTACCGATATTTTTTTTgaacttagtgattaaaaaaatatttataaacgatgttatgatttttaaaatatatatatatttaatgaaataaaaaaatgtatgaaaaaaaataaatataaaaattactcTATTCTGAGGCCACCTTCGATGAAATTCATATGTGGATATAGcaacatccatatatatatgtgtgtgtgtcggAGATATTGATAAATTGATGTAACCTTATATGATATACCAGAtctatttcataataaaaataatttcacaataaaattgagaatgaagTTGGATTAACTTTCCTAATAGCTCACAAATCACAATcattaataatgataattaaagagttttgttttgtgaaaaataaataataatattattattgttttaaaattttaaaaaattaaattgtttattatattttgtgtgaaaatatagaaaaattgtaatgataaaatgagataagttgatgtGAATTTCTAATCCAAACCTAGGCTTACTTTTCATCATCAACCTTGGTGAATTCAAGGAACTCCATTTAGGGCTGGTTtgtttacaaatattttcatatcatcttattattatattcatatttcataataaaaattatattaaaattatattttaataatattttatttaatttttaactttcatttcatctcatctgtataatcAAATGAAGTCAATTTTAAGATTCTTATCAAAAAACAATGAGACCTAGGTTGCATTTGGAAAAGTGAGGTATTATTagatattatgtaaatagtagtaaaaaaataataatttaataataaataatagtaaataataataataaaataatactaagcGCTAATTAATATCTTCACACTTTCTGCACTCAAACAGGCTGGGTTATCGTATCATTTTTTAGCTAATGTTTTGAGCACATGTTTttaattgtattaatattattttataaaactaacacAATCACAGGACAGTTTGGCCGAGTGGTCTAAGGCGCCAGATTTAGGCTCTGGTCCGAAAGGGCGTGGGTTCAAATCCCACAGCTGTCAATTGTATTTTTTGCCTCTAGTTTTGCCCTCCAGTTAAATGCCCGTACCACAAAAACAGCATCAAATATTGAATTCAAGGTAAATGGGCTCCAGTTTTGCCTCTAGTAGTGCTCgatctttttttatttgcattgtCCGAGAAGAGCATCCGATTAATCTTGAGAATACACGGATACttgataaatagttttttttaagtgtattttgagtaatttaagaaaattatttttactttttcaaatttaaaaataataataatattaaaaaataatattctaataataataaatattgtaaatttattttatatatttatttatcttctatttaagatttttaaattttattatgaatttaaagcctcaaatttaaaaatttcaatactTGAGATCCTCAAATTCGCACGATCATCACTAGATTCACTTACGATACTTGCTATCTTGCCTTTTGCCAATTGTTATTGAAAATGACGATGCTAGGGTGATCGAGAAAGGTGATTCTGCATTGTATCGATAATGCAAATtgcacattatttatttttaatatattttaaatctttttaaatatttaaaaaattataaacatattaaaaaaaatttcctaactattaaaaaaaaacagaaagagagAATCGATAGCTTCTAGCTTGTCAGTGAGAAAATAAGATTCCAATTGAAAATGCAAGCTTTAAATGAGTTTGGAAATTCCACTatttctcgtttgttttcagagatgaaatgagttgaaattaaagttaaaaaattaaattaaatattattaaaata
This genomic interval from Juglans regia cultivar Chandler chromosome 3, Walnut 2.0, whole genome shotgun sequence contains the following:
- the LOC108990574 gene encoding glucan endo-1,3-beta-D-glucosidase-like isoform X1 — its product is MAKSTLSLPILLLFLLLLLLNSEGSLKLANAQQADTWCIAKPSSSDAELTANIIFSCDQVLDCRLIQEGGQCFLPNTLVHHASVVMNLYYKMMGKNYWNCDFRNSGLLSLTDPSHDSCTYV
- the LOC108990574 gene encoding glucan endo-1,3-beta-D-glucosidase-like isoform X2; this encodes MAKSTLSLPILLLFLLLLLLNSEGSLKLANAQADTWCIAKPSSSDAELTANIIFSCDQVLDCRLIQEGGQCFLPNTLVHHASVVMNLYYKMMGKNYWNCDFRNSGLLSLTDPSHDSCTYV